The DNA segment CGCCGCTGTCCCTTACGCGGGGGGCGTCCTGCTGTGCCTCGGCTTGTTTCTTGGAGAAGTACGCCTCGGTCTCGAAATCGAGGCGTACATGGGTTGTTCCTTCCGGCAGGGCCGGCAGGTCCTTGCAGCGCCCGTCCGCGTCGGTCGCGGATCCGCCCAGTGCCGCCCACTGCGCGCCGGGGCCGCTGCGGGCCGCGAGCGAGATGGCGACACCTGCGGCGGGGCGTCCCACGCTGGTGTCCAGGATGTGCGTGGACACCGATGCGGTGGTCTGCGTGCTCAAGCCTTCACTCTCCTTCTTCCGCGGCCGCCGCGTTCTCCGCGGTGGCCGCTGCGACCAGATTCAGCCGGATGCGGTTGATCTTGCCGAGTTCGGTGCGCACGATCGCGCGCTCCTGCTCGGGCGTATTGCCGGACCGGGCTTTCATCGCGTCGCGCATCTGCTCGCCGGTGGCACCGGTCGCGCAGATCAGAAAGACATGTCCGAACTTCTCCTGGTAGGCCAGGTTCAGTTCGAGCATCTCGGCCTTGAGCTCCTCGGTCGCTCCGGCCATCCCCCGCTGTTCACGGGAGGACGTCGGGTCTCCGGGTTTCGGCCGCCCGATCGGCGGGTGCCCCGCCATCGCCTCGGCCAGGTCTTCCGCGGTCAGCTCGGCCGTAGCGGCGTCGCTGGCGAGAAAGAGGGCTTCAGCGGTGGCATAGGGGCGCTGGGCGAGGATTTTGCTCCCCCAGACCGAACTGGCGCAGACCTCGTGAAGCGCGGCTAGCGCCGCACTGTCCCGCAGGGTGTTGAACCGGGCGAGCCCCTCGGGGGCTCCGGGGATCTCCCCCGGCAAGCGCTCTGGACTCGAAGTCACGGGGACCTCCGTGGCCTTGTATGGGCCTTGTGCTGGACGGGCTGCGGATAGCTAACGCCCTCGGAAACACCACGTCAACACTTTGTTGAAAACTTTGGTCAGACAAAAACCGCCGCCCGGTACCCCGGACGGCGGCTGTCGGCCGTGGCAGGGCCCGATGCCGCCGCCACGAGACCACTCAGTCACTCTTGGCGACGTTCTCCCTGTTCAGATAGTTGTAGACGGTGAAGCGGCTGACCCCGAGCGCGCCCGCCACCGTCTCGACGCCGTGCCGTACGGAGAAGGCTCCACGCGCCTCCAGTATCCGCACGACGCCCTGTTTCGTCCTTCGGTCGAGCTCCGAGAGCGGCACCCCGTGACGGCGCTCCAGCGCCGCCAGGATGTGGTCGAGGGAGTCCGAGAGCTGCGGCAGCCGCACGGCCAGGACGTCCACCCCCTCCCAGGTGAGCAGCACGTCGTCCTCGGTCGCCTGGTCCGGTACGAGGATCTCGGCCCCCATGGCGTCGACCAGCGGCTTCACCGCGGCGACGAGTGGGTGGTCTCCCGGCTCGGTCACTTCTCGCCCTCCCCGTCCTGCCCGATCACGTTCACCTGGAGGGAGACCCGGGTGGCGCCCGCGCCCAGGGCCCGGCGGAGCAGTGCGTCCACCGCGGTCAGTACCTCGTCCGAGCCGCCTTCGGCGGTGTTGCCGAACGGTCCGACGTCCACCGCGTCCAGCTCGGCGGCCTGGATGACCTCCCGGGCGACCACCGCATGGGGCGGCGCATCGTCCAGATCAAAGGGCTCCGTCGTGAATTCCACTCTCAATCGCACGCGCACAACCTACTGCGCGGGGGACCGAAAACGGCAGGCCCACTTGACAGCTCCACAGGACGACAGGCAATCTTCCATCAAGTAGAAAGTAACTTCCGCAATACGGAAGGAGCGCCGAACGCCTTATGGGCTACACGGACCAGCGCTTCGATGTGAACCTCTCGATCCTCTTCACGGAACTCCCGCTTCTGGAGCGTCCCGCAGCCGCGGCCGCGGCCGGTTTCAGCGCGGTCGAGCTGTGGTGGCCCTGGATCGAGACCCCCACCCCCCCGCAGGCCGAGCTCGACGCGCTCAAAAAGGCGCTCGACGACGCCGGCACCCAGCTGGTGGGTCTCAACTTCTACGCCGGCCGGCTCCCCGGCCCGGACCGAGGCGCGCTCTCCGTCCCCGGCCAGGAGTCCGACCGCTTCCGCGCCAACATCGACATCGCGGCCGACTTCGCCGCCTCGGTCGGCTGCAAGGCGCTCAACGCGCTGTACGGCAACCGCGTCGAAGGCGTGGACCCGGCCGTCCAGGACGAGCTGGCCCTGGAGAACCTCACGGTAGCGGCCCGCGCCGCCGACCGGGTGGGCGCGATCCTGCTCATCGAGGCGCTCAACAAGCCCGAGTCGCCGCTCTGCCCGCTGGTGAGCGCTCCGGCGGCGATCGACGTGGTCAACAAGGTCAACGCCCTCACGGGGCTCGGGAACGCGAAGTTCCTGCTCGACCTGTACCACCTGTCGATGAACGGCGAGGACCTCAACGAGGTCATCGACACCTACGCCTCGCAGACCGGCCACGTGCAGATCGCCGACAACCCCGGCCGCGGCGCGCCCGGTACGGGTTCGCTGCCGCTGGAGGACCTGCTCGACCGGCTGACCAAGGCCGGCTACGACGGCTGGGTCGGCCTGGAGTACAAGCCGGGCGACCGCCCGAGCGCCGACGCCTTCGGCTGGCTCCCCAACTGACCATCTCCACCCGCGTGTTGAAAGAGGACCCCCGCATGAGCAATCTCCCCAAGGTCGCATGGATCGGCCTCGGCATCATGGGCTCCCCGATGTCCGAGAACCTGATCAAGGCCGGCTACTCGGTGACTGGCTACACCCTGGAGCAGGACAAGCTGGACCGGCTGGCTGCCGCAGGCGGCACCGCCGTGTCCTCGATCGCCGAAGCGGTGCGCGACGCCGACGTGGTGATCACCATGGTGCCCGCATCGCCGCACGTCGAGGCCATCGCGTACGGTCCTGACGGCATCCTGGAGAACGCCAAGGCGGGCGCGCTGCTGATCGACATGTCGTCGATCACCCCGCAGACCTCGGTCGACCTGGGCAAGGCCGGCGGCGAGAAGGGCCTGCGCGTCCTGGACGCACCGGTCTCCGGCGGCGAGGCCGGAGCCATCGAGGCCGTCCTGTCCATCATGGTCGGCGGCGAGCAGGCCGACTTCGACACCGCGAAGCCGATCCTCGACGCGCTGGGCAAGACCATCGTGCTCTGCGGTCCGCACGGCTCGGGCCAGACGGTGAAGGCCGCCAACCAGCTGATCGTCGCCGTCAACATCCAGGCGTGCGCCGAGGCCGTGGTCTTCCTGGAGAAGTCCGGCGTGAACCTCTCCGCGGCCCTCGACGTCCTCAACGGCGGCCTGGCCGGTTCGACCGTCCTGACCCGCAAGAAGGACAACTTCCTGAACCGGGACTTCAAGCCCGGCTTCCGGATCGACCTGCACCACAAGGACATGGGCATCGTCACCGACGCCGCCCGCAACGTCGGCGCCGCCCTGCCCGTCGGCGCGGTCGTCGCCCAGCTGGTCGCCTCGCTGCGGGCCCAGGGCGACGGCGGCCTCGACCACTCCGCGCTGCTGCGCTCGGTCGAGCGCCTCTCCGGCCAGCAGGTCTGACCCACCCCGCGCCACCCTCCGGGGCTCCGGCCCCCTCCGAACTCCGGTCCGCGGCAGCGCTGACACCTGTCCTGTCGCGCCCAGGCGCTGCCGCGGTCCGGTCTCCTCACACTTCAATTTCAACAAACTGTTGACGTGGCGTTCGCAGCGTATTTACGCTCCTCAAGCCGTCAGCAGCCCCAGTACGGAAGGTCCACGATGTCGAAGCGCGTGCTTACGACCGAGTCAGGCGCCCCGGTCGCCGACAACCAGAATTCAGCCACCGCCGGCGTCGGTGGTCCGGTCCTCATCCAGGACCAGCACCTGCTGGAGAAGCTCGCCCGGTTCAACCGGGAGCGCATCCCGGAGCGTGTCGTCCACGCTCGTGGCTCCGGCGCCTACGGCTACTTCGAGGTGACCGACGACGTCACCGGCTTCACCCGCGCCGACTTCCTCTCCAGCGTGGGCAAGCGCACCGACACGTTCATCCGCTTCTCGACCGTCGCCGACTCGCTGGGCGGTTCGGACGCGGTACGCGACCCCCGTGGCTTCGCGCTGAAGTTCTACACGGACGAGGGCAACTACGACCTCGTCGGGAACAACACCCCGGTCTTCTTCATCAAGGACCCGATCAAGTTCCCGGACTTCATCCACTCGCAGAAGCGTGACCCGTTCACGGGCAAGCAGGAGCCCAACAACGTCTGGGACTTCTGGGCGCACTCCCCCGAGGCCACGCACCAGGTCACCTGGCTGATGGGCGACCGCGGCATCCCCGCCTCGTACCGGCACATGAACGGCTACGGCTCGCACACCTACCAGTGGACGAACGCCCAGGGCGAGGCCTTCTTCGTCAAGTACCACTTCAAGACGAACCAGGGTGTCCGCAGCCTCTCCGCCGACCAGGCCTCGGAGCTGGTGGGCAAGGACGGCAACAGCCACCAGACCGACCTGCTCCAGGCGATCGAGCGGGGCGTCAACCCGTCCTGGACGCTGCACGTCCAGATCATGCCGGCCGCCGAGGCGGCCGACTACCGCTTCAACCCGTTCGACGTCACCAAGGTGTGGCCGCACAGCGACTACCCGCTGCAGCGCGTGGGCCGTCTCGTGCTGGACCGCAACCCGGACAACGTCTTCGCCGAGGTCGAGCAGGCGGCGTTCTCGCCGAACAACTTCGTCCCCGGCATCGGTCCCTCGCCGGACAAGATGCTCCAGGGCCGCCTCTTCGCGTACGCCGACGCGCAGCGCTACCGCGTGGGCATCAACCACACGCAGCTGCCGGTCAACGCGCCGCGGAACGCGACCGTCGACAACTACGGCCGTGACGGCCACATGGCGACCCGCTACGGCTCGCGCGGCGACAAGAACTACGAGCCCAACTCCCACTCGGGCCCGGCCCAGACGGACGCCCCCCTGGCCGCCCCGATCGCCGTGACCGGCTGGACCGGAGCGCAGGGCGCCGCCGAGCACGTCAAGGACGACCACTTCTTCCAGGCCGGCGAGCTGTACCGGCTCATGTCCGCCGACGAGAAGTCGCGGCTGATCGCCAACATCGCGGGCGGCCTCTCGCAGGTCACTCTCGACGAGGTCATCGAGAAGAACCTCGCGCACTTCCACGCCGCCGACACGGAGTACGGCAAGCGCGTCGAGGAAGCTGTCCGCGCCCTGCGCGAGGCCTGAGCGAACCGAAAGACGGCGCCAGTGACTTGACGGGAGGTCAGGTCATCGGCGCGGTCCGGGCCGCCGTCCCGATGAGGGGTGGCCGGTGGTCCGGACAAGCCTGCGGACCGCGGCGGAATGACGATGCCAGTGCGGTGGTCAAGGCTCCCCCGGCGCTCTCCTGATGTGAAGGAGAGGGACCGGGGGGCCGATCGCACTCCGCCGCGGTCCCCTGCTGTCCCACCGCGAAAACCCTCCCCGCAGCCTCACCACATACCCCGCCCGGCGGCACGAACGTCCTGTCGCGCCCAGCCTCGTGCCGCCGGGCGGTATCAAGCAGCACGAGCCGGAGTGCGGAACAAGGTCCACGATCCCTTGTTCCGCACTCCTTTTCGTGTGCCCTGCGCTGCGTGCGCCCGTGGCATCGCGGCCGGAGAGCGTCAGGCGGCGTTGAGGGTCTGCCCCCATTCGTCGACCGTGCTGACCTCGCCGCGCCGGGTGAGGATCTCGTTGATGAGGGTGTCGTGCAGGGCGGGGCTGGGGTCGGCGCAGGCATCGGACAGGACGGTGACCCGGTAGTCCAGGTCGACGGCCTGCAGGGCGGTGGACAGGACGATCCCGCCGGTGGAGATGCCGGCCAGGACCAGGTGGCCGATGTCCTGGGCGGCGAGGATCTGCTGGAGGTTGTTGCCGGCGAAGGCGCTGATCCGGTTCTTGTGAACGACGAACTCGCCGTCGGCGGGGGCGACGTCCGGGTGGATGGCGGCGCCGGGATCGCCGTCCGTGAAGAGGTGCGGCGGAAGGGCGCCGAAGATCTTGTTGCGGGGGTGGGCGTCCGTGTGCCCCTGACGCAGCCGGAGTGCCACGTGGATGACCGGGACACCGGCGGCGCGGGCCGTTTCGAGTGCGTGCACGGCGTGGGGCAGGTAGTCGTCGGGCAGGTGGGCCAGGTGGTTGCCCTGAAGGTCCATGAGCAGCAGTGCGGTGCGGGACATGAGGGTGCCTTTCGTGTGCGTGGAGCGCT comes from the Streptomyces sp. NBC_01471 genome and includes:
- a CDS encoding TIM barrel protein, whose amino-acid sequence is MGYTDQRFDVNLSILFTELPLLERPAAAAAAGFSAVELWWPWIETPTPPQAELDALKKALDDAGTQLVGLNFYAGRLPGPDRGALSVPGQESDRFRANIDIAADFAASVGCKALNALYGNRVEGVDPAVQDELALENLTVAARAADRVGAILLIEALNKPESPLCPLVSAPAAIDVVNKVNALTGLGNAKFLLDLYHLSMNGEDLNEVIDTYASQTGHVQIADNPGRGAPGTGSLPLEDLLDRLTKAGYDGWVGLEYKPGDRPSADAFGWLPN
- a CDS encoding catalase: MSKRVLTTESGAPVADNQNSATAGVGGPVLIQDQHLLEKLARFNRERIPERVVHARGSGAYGYFEVTDDVTGFTRADFLSSVGKRTDTFIRFSTVADSLGGSDAVRDPRGFALKFYTDEGNYDLVGNNTPVFFIKDPIKFPDFIHSQKRDPFTGKQEPNNVWDFWAHSPEATHQVTWLMGDRGIPASYRHMNGYGSHTYQWTNAQGEAFFVKYHFKTNQGVRSLSADQASELVGKDGNSHQTDLLQAIERGVNPSWTLHVQIMPAAEAADYRFNPFDVTKVWPHSDYPLQRVGRLVLDRNPDNVFAEVEQAAFSPNNFVPGIGPSPDKMLQGRLFAYADAQRYRVGINHTQLPVNAPRNATVDNYGRDGHMATRYGSRGDKNYEPNSHSGPAQTDAPLAAPIAVTGWTGAQGAAEHVKDDHFFQAGELYRLMSADEKSRLIANIAGGLSQVTLDEVIEKNLAHFHAADTEYGKRVEEAVRALREA
- the uraD gene encoding 2-oxo-4-hydroxy-4-carboxy-5-ureidoimidazoline decarboxylase: MTSSPERLPGEIPGAPEGLARFNTLRDSAALAALHEVCASSVWGSKILAQRPYATAEALFLASDAATAELTAEDLAEAMAGHPPIGRPKPGDPTSSREQRGMAGATEELKAEMLELNLAYQEKFGHVFLICATGATGEQMRDAMKARSGNTPEQERAIVRTELGKINRIRLNLVAAATAENAAAAEEGE
- a CDS encoding cysteine hydrolase family protein, with protein sequence MSRTALLLMDLQGNHLAHLPDDYLPHAVHALETARAAGVPVIHVALRLRQGHTDAHPRNKIFGALPPHLFTDGDPGAAIHPDVAPADGEFVVHKNRISAFAGNNLQQILAAQDIGHLVLAGISTGGIVLSTALQAVDLDYRVTVLSDACADPSPALHDTLINEILTRRGEVSTVDEWGQTLNAA
- a CDS encoding helix-turn-helix domain-containing protein; its protein translation is MTEPGDHPLVAAVKPLVDAMGAEILVPDQATEDDVLLTWEGVDVLAVRLPQLSDSLDHILAALERRHGVPLSELDRRTKQGVVRILEARGAFSVRHGVETVAGALGVSRFTVYNYLNRENVAKSD
- a CDS encoding 2-hydroxy-3-oxopropionate reductase codes for the protein MSNLPKVAWIGLGIMGSPMSENLIKAGYSVTGYTLEQDKLDRLAAAGGTAVSSIAEAVRDADVVITMVPASPHVEAIAYGPDGILENAKAGALLIDMSSITPQTSVDLGKAGGEKGLRVLDAPVSGGEAGAIEAVLSIMVGGEQADFDTAKPILDALGKTIVLCGPHGSGQTVKAANQLIVAVNIQACAEAVVFLEKSGVNLSAALDVLNGGLAGSTVLTRKKDNFLNRDFKPGFRIDLHHKDMGIVTDAARNVGAALPVGAVVAQLVASLRAQGDGGLDHSALLRSVERLSGQQV
- the uraH gene encoding hydroxyisourate hydrolase, which gives rise to MSTQTTASVSTHILDTSVGRPAAGVAISLAARSGPGAQWAALGGSATDADGRCKDLPALPEGTTHVRLDFETEAYFSKKQAEAQQDAPRVRDSGAFFPEVAITFAVVPGEHFHVPLLLNPFGYSVYRGS